Proteins encoded together in one Entelurus aequoreus isolate RoL-2023_Sb linkage group LG20, RoL_Eaeq_v1.1, whole genome shotgun sequence window:
- the LOC133636387 gene encoding uncharacterized protein LOC133636387 — translation MAESERKDILMKQKRKIPVEENCCLIMNLADCIAAMATRGQSPRRQCAACAVHISPPTKSTSPRPPSPHLPAHLVHISPPTLSTSPRPPCPHLPTHLVHISPPTLSTSPRPPCPHLPAHLVHISPPPCPHLPAHLVHISPPTLSTSPHPLVHISPPTLSTSPPRPPCPHLPAHLVHISPPTLSTSPRPPCPHLPAHLVHISPPTKSTSPRPPSPHLPAHLVHISPPPCPHLPAHLVHISPPTLSTSPHPPCPHLPAHLVHISPPPCPHLPAHLVHISPPTLSTSPHPLVHISPPTLSTSPPRPPCPHLPAHLVHISPPTLSTSPPRPPSPHLPTPLSTSPRPPCPHLPAHLVHISPPTLSTSPHPPCPHLPAHLVHISPPTLSTSPRPLVHISPPTLSTSPRPPCPHLPTPLSTSPRPPCPHLLPAHLVHISPPTLSTSPHPPCPHLPAHLVHISPPT, via the exons ATGGCAGAGAGTGAAAGGAAAGACATCCTGATGAAACAGAAAAGAAAGATCCCTGTTGAGGAGAACTGCTGCTTG ATAATGAATCTGGCTGACTGTATCGCTGCCATGGCAACACGTGGTCAGTCGCCCAGGAGACAGTGTGCAGCATGTGCAG TCCACATCTCCCCGCCCACCAAGTCCACATCTCCCCGCCCACCTAGTCCACATCTCCCCGCCCACCTAGTCCACATCTCCCCGCCCACCTTGTCCACATCTCCCCGCCCACCTTGTCCACATCTTCCCACCCACCTTGTCCACATCTCCCCACCCACCTTGTCCACATCTCCCCGCCCACCTTGTCCACATCTCCCCGCCCACCTTGTCCACATCTCCCCGCCCCCTTGTCCACATCTCCCCGCCCACCTTGTCCACATCTCCCCGCCCACCTTGTCCACATCTCCCCACCCCCTTGTCCACATCTCCCCGCCCACCTTGTCCACATCTCCTCCCCGCCCACCTTGTCCACATCTCCCCGCCCACCTTGTCCACATCTCCCCACCCACCTTGTCCACATCTCCCCGCCCACCTTGTCCACATCTCCCCGCCCACCTAGTCCACATCTCCCCGCCCACCAAGTCCACATCTCCCCGCCCACCTAGTCCACATCTCCCCGCCCACCTAGTCCACATCTCCCCGCCCCCTTGTCCACATCTCCCCGCCCACCTTGTCCACATCTCCCCGCCCACCTTGTCCACATCTCCCCACCCACCTTGTCCACATCTCCCCGCCCACCTTGTCCACATCTCCCCGCCCCCTTGTCCACATCTCCCCGCCCACCTTGTCCACATCTCCCCGCCCACCTTGTCCACATCTCCCCACCCCCTTGTCCACATCTCCCCGCCCACCTTGTCCACATCTCCTCCCCGCCCACCTTGTCCACATCTCCCCGCCCACCTTGTCCACATCTCCCCGCCCACCTTGTCCACATCTCCTCCCCGCCCACCTAGTCCACATCTCCCCACCCCCTTGTCCACATCTCCCCGCCCACCTTGTCCACATCTCCCCGCCCACCTTGTCCACATCTCCCCGCCCACCTTGTCCACATCTCCCCACCCACCTTGTCCACATCTCCCCGCCCACCTTGTCCACATCTCCCCGCCCACCTTGTCCACATCTCCCCGCCCCCTTGTCCACATCTCCCCGCCCACCTTGTCCACATCTCCCCGCCCACCTTGTCCACATCTCCCCACCCCCTTGTCCACATCTCCCCGCCCACCTTGTCCACATCTCCTCCCCGCCCACCTTGTCCACATCTCCCCGCCCACCTTGTCCACATCTCCCCACCCACCTTGTCCACATCTCCCCGCCCACCTTGTCCACATCTCCCCGCCCACCTAG